Genomic DNA from Chitinophaga lutea:
GACGGAAAACAGGCAACCGGCCGTAGTGAACATCACTACCGGCCTTGTATATGCGCCCAAGGCGGCTTACCCGTTCTACAACGCTACCAAAGCGGCGCTGCACGCCTTCACGCAGGTATTGCGCCTGCAGGCGGCGGGTTTGCCCGTAAAAATCTTTGAAGTGATGCTGCCGGCCATGAATACGCCCTGGCATGAAGGGAACCCGCCGGCCATCGCCATCCCCGTAGAAAAGGCGGTGGCGGAAATGCTGTGCGGGCTGGAAAAAGACAAACCGGAAATAAGGGTGGCGGGCGTGAAATTGTTATACCTGCTGTCGAGGATAGCACCGGGGTTGGCGCTCAGGAAAATCAATGCATTGTAAGCCTAGCTCGATTTGCGTATCACCAGTTCCGTTTTTAATACGCGGATGATGGACTTCCAGTCAGACACCTCGCGGTTGATCTGGTCGATCAGCAATTGCGCCGCCGTGCGCCCGATTTCGCGGACGGGCTGCGATACCGTGGTAAGCGGCGGATCGATGAGGCCGGACACGAAATCGTTGCTGAAACCGACCACTGCGATGTCTTCCGGCACCCGCAGCCCTCTTTTGCGGATCACCTGGATGGTTTCGATCGCTGTAGGGTCGTTGACGGCGAAAATCGCGTCGGGCGGATTGTCGAGGTTCAGCAGGTGGTTCACGTAAATTTTCACCTTGTCGATATTAAGGTCGTATGTGATCATCAGCTCCTCATCCTGCGGGATGTTGTGTTTGCGCAACGCCGCCTTATAGCCGTTCAGCCGCTTTTCGGAAATTTTCAGGGAAGAGGGGCCGGCCAGGTGGGCGATGCGCTTCCTGCCAGACTCGATCAGGTAACTCACCGCACGGAAAGAACCATCGTAATCGTCCACGATCACTTTCGGCACGTCCATCTCATCGCACACCCGGTTGAAAAAAACAATGGGAATTCCCTTCCGCTGGAATATTTTCAGGTGATCATAGTTGCGCGTTTCTTTGGTGATCGACACCAGGATGCCGTCTACCTGGTTGGCCAGCATCACTTTCGTATTGGCTACTTCCGTTTCATAACTTTCATCGCTCTGGCAGATCACCGTGGAATACCCGGCCTTGCTGGCCACCTCCTGCGCGCCGATGATGGCCGTGGGAAAGTAGGAACTGTTGAATTCGGGCACGATGATGCCGATGGTATTGGTCTTTTTCGTGATGAGGCTGATGGCCAGCATATTCCGCTGATAGTCGAGCTTTTCGGCCAGCTCCAGCACGGCCTGCCGGGTTTCCGGCTTCACGCTCTTATGCCCCGTCAATGCCCGCGAAACGGTGGATTTGGAGAGATTCAGCTCCTTCGCAATGTCGATAATGGTGATCTGGTGCCTTTTCATGCTGCTAAGAAACGAATTATTTCGATTGATGGGAACATTCCCGCAAAATGGGAATGTTCCCATTTTATTCCGGGCACTTTTTTCTGCGTTATATAGCTGTTAAGTTTTAATCTTTGGCAATCAATTAAATTCACACGTATGAAAAAGCTGTTGCTCCTCACCGGCTCGCCGGAGCATATTTATGCCACGTTTATGGAGTGTTCCGGTATTTCTGCACTGCACGCATAGTTCAATTTAAAACACGTTGGTTGTATGAATGTCAAGATCTTTTTAATGCTATCGTTGTGTATTGCGTTTATCCGTACCGCCTATGCACAAAATTCCACCAGCCCGGACAGAACCATCACCGGGAAAATTACGGACATGGAGGGAGAGCCGCTCCCGGGAGTAACCATTCTCCTGAAAGGCGGCAAAGCCCAGGCCATGACCAACGACGTAGGGGTGTATTCCATCCGCATCCCGCAAACGCCCAGCCCTGTGCTCGTTTTTTCTTTCGTGGGCTTCCATACCAAGGAAGCGCGCCTCGCACCGGGCGCCACCGTTTACAACACCAAACTGGAACCGTCCATTAAGGGCCTGAACGACGTAGTCGTAATCGGTTACGGTACCGTGAAAAGAAAAGACGTAACGGGCAGCGTAGGGGAAGTGAAGATGGCCGACATGGAAAAGGCCCCGGTTGCCAGCTTCGAACAGGCGCTGGCAGGCAGGGTGGCGGGTGTACAGGTATCCTCGACCGACGGCCAGCCGGGCGCAGGTCTCCAGATCGTTATCCGCGGCAACAACTCGGTTACGCAGGAGAACTCCCCACTGTACGTGGTGGACGGATTTCCCATGGAAAGCCCGGACAATAACGTGATCAACCCGGCGGACATCGCCTCCATCGAAGTGCTGAAAGACGCTTCGGCCACGGCCATTTACGGCGCCCGCGGCGCCAACGGGGTGATCATGATCACCACCAAGCAGGGCAAACTCGGCGCACCGGTGGTCAATTACCAGACCTGGATGGGCGTGATGCAGAACATCCGCCAGCAGGAAATGATGGAACCCTACGAGTTCGTGAAATACCAGCTGGAAATGAACCCCGGCATGTATACGCCCATCTACCTGAAAGACGGGAAAACGCTGGAAAGCTACCGCAATGTGAAAGGCGTGAACTGGCAGGACCTCGTGTTCCGCAACGCCTTCGTGCACAACCACAACCTGTCGCTGCGCGGCGGTACGGATAAAACGAAGTATTCGCTCTCCGGTTCCATCCTGTCGCAGGACGGTATCATCATCAACAGCGGTTTCCGCCGTTACCAGGGCCGCGCGTCCATCGACCAGACGATCAGCAACAAGGTAAAAGCCGGCATCAACGTCAATTATACCGGCACCAAAACCTTCGGCACTTTCGCGAATTCAACGACCAGCGGTCCCGCCAGCGGCCCCACATCCAGCCTGATGTACAGCGTATGGGGTTTCCGCCCGGTAACCGGTGATTCCACGAACGACGCGTCGCTGATCGACGAGCCGTTCGACCCGAACGTGGACCCGCTCGCCGAGTGGCGCATCAACCCGATCATTTCCACCAAAAACGAATACAACCCTTCTTTCAACAATACCCTCATCGCGAATGCCTACGCGGAGTTCAAACCGCTGAAGTACTTCACGCTGCGGATCACGGGCGGCCTTACGAAAATCAACATCCGCCGCGAATTGTTCAATAACTCCAACACGCGCCTGGGCAATCCCAAGAGCAGCGCGCTGGGGGTGAACGGCTCGGTCGACAACCAGGAGATCAATAACCTGCTGAACGAAAACACGCTCAGTTATGTGCGCACTTTCAATAAAAAACACAACCTGAATGTGGTAGGAGGGGTGACGCTGCAAAAAATATCGAGCTACCGTTTCGGTTTCAGCTCCACGCAGGTGCCCAACGAGGCGCTGGGTATGAGCGGCCTCGATGAAGGTACTGTAACGGCTTCGCCCAACGAAAAGTCGAGCAATGCGCTGATGTCGTTCCTCGGCCGCGTGAACTACGGTTACAATTCGAAATACCTGCTGACGGTATCGTTCCGCGCCGACGGCTCCTCCAAATTCGCAAACGGCAACAAATGGGCCTCGTTCCCCTCCGGTGCGCTGGCCTGGCGGATCATCGAGGAACCGTTCATGAAGCAGTTCAACTGGCTGTCTGACGCCAAACTGCGCGCAGGCTACGGCCTTACCGGCAATAACCGCGTGCTGGATTTTGCGTACCTCTCGTCGCTGCAGACGTTCGTGTATTCCGGGTATTCCTACGGCAACAACCTCGAAGCGGGTCTCATCCCCGGCAACCTGGGCAACAGGAAGCTGAAATGGGAAACCACCGCGCAGACAGACATCGGCCTCGACCTCGGGTTCCTCAAAAACCGCATCACCCTCACCACCGACTATTACAAAAAGAATACGCGCGACCTGTTGCTGCTGGCCACGCTGCCGGGCTCAACCGGTTACCTGAGCGGTTTCCGGAACGTAGGCCGCGTATCGAACGAAGGGCTCGAATTCACCCTGAACACGGTGAACGTGCAGGGGAAAAAATTCACCTGGTCGAGCAACTTCAACATCGCCTTCAACCGCAACAAGGTGCTGCAGCTGAACGACGGAGAGCCGAGCATGGCCACCCGCATCACCTGGGGCAACTTCAACAACGCTTTCCCCTACATCGCCATCCCCGGCCAGCCGATCGCGCAGTTTTACGGGTTCCTCTTCGACGGGGTGTACCAGTACAGCGATTTCAACAAACTGCCCAACGGGAGTTATGTGCTGAGAGACGATGTGCCCAACAATACCATGCCTCGCGCC
This window encodes:
- a CDS encoding LacI family DNA-binding transcriptional regulator, encoding MKRHQITIIDIAKELNLSKSTVSRALTGHKSVKPETRQAVLELAEKLDYQRNMLAISLITKKTNTIGIIVPEFNSSYFPTAIIGAQEVASKAGYSTVICQSDESYETEVANTKVMLANQVDGILVSITKETRNYDHLKIFQRKGIPIVFFNRVCDEMDVPKVIVDDYDGSFRAVSYLIESGRKRIAHLAGPSSLKISEKRLNGYKAALRKHNIPQDEELMITYDLNIDKVKIYVNHLLNLDNPPDAIFAVNDPTAIETIQVIRKRGLRVPEDIAVVGFSNDFVSGLIDPPLTTVSQPVREIGRTAAQLLIDQINREVSDWKSIIRVLKTELVIRKSS
- a CDS encoding SusC/RagA family TonB-linked outer membrane protein is translated as MNVKIFLMLSLCIAFIRTAYAQNSTSPDRTITGKITDMEGEPLPGVTILLKGGKAQAMTNDVGVYSIRIPQTPSPVLVFSFVGFHTKEARLAPGATVYNTKLEPSIKGLNDVVVIGYGTVKRKDVTGSVGEVKMADMEKAPVASFEQALAGRVAGVQVSSTDGQPGAGLQIVIRGNNSVTQENSPLYVVDGFPMESPDNNVINPADIASIEVLKDASATAIYGARGANGVIMITTKQGKLGAPVVNYQTWMGVMQNIRQQEMMEPYEFVKYQLEMNPGMYTPIYLKDGKTLESYRNVKGVNWQDLVFRNAFVHNHNLSLRGGTDKTKYSLSGSILSQDGIIINSGFRRYQGRASIDQTISNKVKAGINVNYTGTKTFGTFANSTTSGPASGPTSSLMYSVWGFRPVTGDSTNDASLIDEPFDPNVDPLAEWRINPIISTKNEYNPSFNNTLIANAYAEFKPLKYFTLRITGGLTKINIRRELFNNSNTRLGNPKSSALGVNGSVDNQEINNLLNENTLSYVRTFNKKHNLNVVGGVTLQKISSYRFGFSSTQVPNEALGMSGLDEGTVTASPNEKSSNALMSFLGRVNYGYNSKYLLTVSFRADGSSKFANGNKWASFPSGALAWRIIEEPFMKQFNWLSDAKLRAGYGLTGNNRVLDFAYLSSLQTFVYSGYSYGNNLEAGLIPGNLGNRKLKWETTAQTDIGLDLGFLKNRITLTTDYYKKNTRDLLLLATLPGSTGYLSGFRNVGRVSNEGLEFTLNTVNVQGKKFTWSSNFNIAFNRNKVLQLNDGEPSMATRITWGNFNNAFPYIAIPGQPIAQFYGFLFDGVYQYSDFNKLPNGSYVLRDDVPNNTMPRANITPGHIKYKDINNDGQVDNNDLTIIGNPNPKHTGGFSNNFTYGGFDLNVFFQWSYGNDLLNANRIEFEGGDVVRHYLNMFKSFEKRWTPENQTNELYRVGGQGPQVYSSRTIEDGSYLRLKTVALGYTLPASILRRAHIKTLRVYAAAQNLYTWTNYTGLDPEVSVRHSALTPGFDWSAYPKARTLTLGLDLTF